The Hordeum vulgare subsp. vulgare unplaced genomic scaffold, MorexV3_pseudomolecules_assembly, whole genome shotgun sequence genome includes a window with the following:
- the LOC123421062 gene encoding 50S ribosomal protein L2, chloroplastic, with product MAEWLKRPTHNWRILNNTAKHLYKTPIPSTRKGTVDRQVKSNPRNNLIHGRHRCGKGRNSRGIITARHRGGGHKRLYRKIDFRRNQKDISGRIVTIEYDPNRNAYICLIHYGDGEKRYILHPRGAIIGDTIVSGTKVPISMGNALPLTDMPLGTAMHNIEITRGRGGQLARAAGAVAKLIAKEGKSATLRLPSGEVRLVSQNCLATVGQVGNVGVNQKSLGRAGSKCWLGKRPVVRGVVMNPVDHPHGGGEGKAPIGRKKPTTPWGYPALGRRTRKRKKYSDSFILRRRK from the exons ATGGCTGAATGGTTAAAGCGCCCAACTCATAATTG GAGAATACTTAATAATACGGCGAAACATTTATACAAAACACCTATCCCGAGCACACGCAAGGGAACCGTAGACAGGCAAGTGAAATCCAATCCACGAAATAATTTGATCCATGGACGGCACCGTTGTGGTAAAGGTCGTAATTCCAGAGGAATCATTACCGCAAGGCATAGAGGGGGAGGTCATAAGCGCCTATACCGTAAAATAGATTTTCGACGGAATCAAAAAGACATATCTGGTAGAATCGTAACCATAGAATACGACCCTAATCGAAATGCATACATTTGTCTCATACACTATGGGGATGGTGAGAAGAGATATATTTTACATCCCAGAGGGGCTATAATTGGAGATACTATTGTTTCTGGTACAAAAGTTCCTATATCAATGGGAAATGCCCTACCTTTGA CCGATATGCCCTTAGGCACGGCCATGCATAACATAGAAATCACACGTGGAAGGGGTGGGCAATTAGCTAGAGCAGCAGGTGCTGTAGCGAAACTCATTGCAAAAGAGGGTAAATCGGCCACTTTAAGATTACCATCTGGGGAGGTCCGTTTAGTATCCCAAAATTGCTTAGCAACAGTCGGACAAGTGGGTAATGTTGGGGTGAACCAAAAAAGTTTGGGTAGAGCCGGATCTAAGTGTTGGCTAGGTAAACGCCCCGTAGTAAGAGGGGTAGTTATGAACCCTGTGGACCACCCCCATGGGGGCGGTGAAGGGAAAGCTCCCATTGGTAGAAAAAAACCCACAACCCCTTGGGGTTATCctgcgcttggaagaagaactaggaaaaggaaaaaatatagcGATAGTTTTATTCTTCGTCGCCGTAAGTAA
- the LOC123421064 gene encoding 30S ribosomal protein S18, chloroplastic produces the protein MYTSKQPFLKSKQPFSKSKQTFNKSKQPFRKSKQTFRKFKQPFRKSKQPFRRRPRIGPGDRIDYRNMSLINRFISEQGKILSRRINRLTLKQQRLITLAIKQARILSFLPFRNYENEKQFQAQSISIITGSRPRKNRHIPQLTQKYNSNRNLRNYNQNLRNNNRNLSSDC, from the coding sequence ATGTATACATCTAAACAACCTTTTCTTAAATCTAAGCAACCCTTTAGTAAATCCAAGCAAACTTTTAATAAATCCAAGCAACCCTTTCGTAAATCCAAGCAAACTTTTCGTAAATTCAAACAACCTTTTCGTAAATCTAAACAACCTTTTCGTAGGCGTCCCCGGATTGGCCCGGGAGATCGAATTGATTATAGAAACATGAGTTTAATTAATAGATTTATTAGTGAACAAGGAAAAATATTATCGAGACGAATAAATAGATTAACCTTGAAACAACAACGATTAATTACTCTTGCTATAAAACAGGCTCGTATTTTATCTTTTTTACCGTTTCGTAACTATGAGAACGAAAAACAATTTCAAGCCCAGTCAATTTCAATAATTACAGGTTCTAGACCCAGAAAAAATAGACATATTCCTCAATTAACGCAAAAGTACAATTCCAATCGAAACTTAAGAAACTACAACCAaaatttaagaaacaacaaccggAACTTAAGTTCCGATTGTTGA
- the LOC123421063 gene encoding NAD(P)H-quinone oxidoreductase subunit 2 B, chloroplastic-like, producing MIWHVQNENFILDSTRIFMKAFHLLLFNGSFIFPECILIFGLILLLMIDSTSDQKDRPWFYFISSTSLVISITALLFRWREEPIISFSGNFQTNNFNEIFQFLILLCSTLCIPLSVEYIECTEMAITEFLLFVLTATLGGMFLCGANDLITIFVAPECFSLCSYLLSGYTKRDLRSNEATMKYLLMGGASSSILVHGFSWLYGSSGGEIELQEIVNGLINTQMYNSPGISIALISITVGLGFKLSPAPFHQWTPDVYEGVWFVRQIPTSISISEVFGFCKTP from the coding sequence ATGATCTGGCATGTACAGAATGAAAACTTCATTCTCGATTCTACGAGAATTTTTATGAAAGCGTTTCATTTGCTTCTCTTCAATGGAAGTTTCATTTTCCCAGAATGTATCCTAATTTTTGGCCTAATTCTTCTTCTGATGATCGATTCAACCTCTGATCAAAAAGATAGACCTTGGTTCTATTTCATCTCTTCAACAAGTTTAGTAATAAGCATAACGGCCCTATTGTTCCGATGGAGAGAAGAACCTATAATTAGCTTTTCGGGAAATTTCCAAACGAACAATTTCAACGAAATCTTTCAATTTCTCATTTTATTATGTTCAACTTTATGTATTCCTCTATCCgtagagtacattgaatgtacagaAATGGCTATAACAGAGTTTCTGTTATTCGTATTAACAGCTACTCTAGGGGGAATGTTTTTATGTGGTGCTAACGATTTAATAACTATCTTTGTAGCTCCAGAATGTTTCAGTTTATGTTCCTACCTATTGTCTGGATATACCAAGAGAGATCTACGGTCTAATGAGGCTACTATGAAATATTTACTCATGGGTGGGGCAAGCTCTTCTATTCTGGTTCATGGTTTCTCTTGGCTATATGGTTCATCTGGGGGGGAGATCGAGCTTCAAGAAATTGTGAACGGTCTTATCAATACACAAATGTATAACTCCCCAGGAATTTCAATTGCGCTTATATCCATCACTGTAGGACTTGGGTTCAAGCTTTCCCCAGCCCCTTTTCATCAATGGACTCCTGACGTCTACGAAGGAGTGTGGTTCGTTCGACAAATTCCTACCTCTATATCTATCTCTGAGGTGTTTGGGTTTTGCAAAACTCCATAG